AAATGTACGTAAGTTAGCGAGCTCTATATTGCTATCGGTATGTGCAATAAAAGCCCAGGCAATACCAAAGACGCGTGGATAGCCCGCAAAAGGACCTTCTGCAAGCTTTGGTAACTGTCGGTAATAACCCGGCGGAAGATCGCCGCGTATTTCACGAATTTGTGCTTCGATAAGATGATAATTATCAAGTAACCAAGCGGCAGCGGGAACGACATCTCGACCCTCTGCCAGCGTGACAGCGCAAGCGCGGTAAGCGGCAAGTAATACGCGTGCATTATCGTTTAGGCGGCGCGTTAACGACGCCACTTTAGGTGGGCTTGCAGTCACAACCTGCGCCAGCGCTAAACTACCTGCGTGCTGTTCAAGCCGTTCTGTACTAAACAACTCTTCACGTACTGGCGCAGAGGAGCTCCACAATGCCATAGAAGCTTTGTGTTGGCGCACACGACGAAATAAAGGCGTCTGAAAAAAAAGAGTCACGGGTTACATCCTGATGAATGTGCAGAGCACGGTTCTTAAAACAATGCTTCTCTATCAGGACGATGTGCTTAACGTTAGACTTTGTCAGTTCGATAACGCACATTGCATAAATAACCGTTGTAAGGCGGTCGCTAATGCTGGCGTAGAGTCCAATAGCCTCCCCATAGCCGCGTGGCAGTCGTGATTAGGCAAGCGACTGCGAATAGCCCCGCTAACCATGGAAAATAGTGAGGAAATAAGCAGAAGAGCACTAACGCGATAACGGTTTCTGTGCCTTCGGTTAATCCCTCTAAATAGTAAAATGCCTTTTGTGGAAAGTTTGGCCGTTCAACATTGCGTGCTTTCGCCGCAATAGCAAAAGCTAAAAACGATGTTCCCGTGCCGATAAATGCGAATAGCAGTACCGCGGCTGCCAGCGCATTTTGCCCAGGATTGGCCAGCGCGAACCCCAGCACGACCGCGGCATAAAAGACAAAATCCAACCCGATATCAATAAACCCACCCGCATCGCTTTGCTGGCCGCTTAGCCGGGCAAGTGCGCCATCCAGCCCATCGCCAAGGCGGTTCAATAAAATCGCCATTAGTGCCAAAACATAATATTCAAAGGCTAATAGCGGTAGCGCGCTCATACCCACTAAAAAGGCCACTAAGGTAACTTGGTCAGGGGTAATCTGCCGGTTGTTGAGATACCGAGCCATACTGGCAAGTGGTCGGTGGGTCAACGGCATAGTAAAGCGGTCGAGCACGTGAGTACCTCCTTGGAAAAAGACTCAAACCTACCGTGATAAAAGTGCAGTGTCACATCAGGGTAAGAAGCGCTAACAGCTACAACTAAAGTTGTTAGACTTTGGTTGTAGTTTTCGTCAATTCGCTGGACTAATACTTGGCTGCAGTGAATAAAGGGCACCAAAAAGCCAGCTAGGCTGGTTTAAATACGCCATAGGGGGTTGCTGTGAGAAGCTCCCTTTCGATCACCTGACTGCGAACGGTACTTTGATAATGCGCAGAACTGCCACCATGACACTCTGGGAGTCGCTTTGGCACTCCCATGACCAAGTCAAAAACCTACTTATGTGTGCGTTGCCAACCTCCGGCGCGGGACGTTCAGCCCCTCATGCGTCAGGTGAGCAACAACACACGGGTAACTAACCGCCAAAACCACCTGCTTATACTAAGGCCCAAAAGATTGGGCTGGTGCTGGGGCCGATGCTGTTTGCCTTTGTCCTGCTGTTTTTTCACCCTGCGGACCTGAGTATAGAAGGCCGCATGGTGCTTGCTACCACGCTATGGGTAGCTGTGTGGTGGATTACCGAAGCCATTCCTATTCCGGTTACGTCGCTACTGCCCATCGTGTTGTTGCCTATTACTGGGGCGCTTGAGAGTAGTGCGGTAACGGCGGCTTACGGCAATCCTATTATTTTCCTTTTCCTCGGTGGCTTTATGATTGCCCTGGCGATGGAGAAGTGGGACCTACATAAGCGTATTGCACTCACCATTATTTCGGTATTGGGCACCAGTATTAACAGTATTGTGTTCGGCTTTATGGCGGCCACTGGCTTTTTGTCGATGTGGGTATCCAATACCGCGTCGGTTATGATGATGCTGCCTATTGGCACTGCGATTGTGTATCAGGTGACACAAGAGCTGAGTAAGAGCGATGGTGATCATAGCGAAGACATCGATAAATTCAGTAAAGCGCTGATTTTTGGCGTCGGCTACGGCGGCACTATCGGCGGTTTGGGTACCCTGATTGGTACGCCTCCCAATATCATCCTGGCGGCAATTGTGAATGAGCTGTTTGGTGTTGAAATCACCTTTGCCAGCTGGATGATGTTTGCTTTTCCAGTCGTTGTGGTACTTCTGTTTATTGGTTGGCTGATGCTGACACGCTTTATTTACCCGATTAAATTCAGCAGCCTGCCTGGAGGCAAAGCGCTTATTGCCAAAGAGAAGGAAGCACTGGGTAACATTAGTTTTGAAGAGAAAGCTGTGTTGGTCGTTTTCCTGTCAGCGGCATTTTTCTGGATTACCCGTTCTTTCCTGTGGCAAGGCCAAATACTCACCATTCCAGGTATTAACGACACGATGATTGCCATTGTAGCGGCGATTGCGCTGTTCTTAATTCCTTCGCCAAACAAAGGCGGCTGCCTGCTCGGGTGGGATATTGCGAAAGACGTACCCTGGGGCATTCTGCTGCTATTTGGCGGTGGCTTGGCGATTGCTGCTGGTTTCAGTTCCTCTGGGTTAGCCGTGTGGATCGGTAGCCAGATGAGTGTGCTGGAGGGCGTTAACTTCTTGCTGGTGATCTTGTTAGCCGCTGGAATGGTGTTGTTCTTGACCGAAATCACCTCCAACACAGCAACGGCCACGATGATTCTGCCAGTACTGGCATCGCTAGCACTGGCGTTGGATATTCACCCATTTGTACTGATGGTGCCTGCCGCCATGGCAGCTAACTGCGCCTTTATGCTGCCGGTGGGCACGCCTCCCAACGCAATCATTTTTGCTACCGGTAAAATTAAAATTATCGAAATGGTGCGCAATGGCTTCTGGCTGAATATTTTCGCGTTACTGCTGATTGTGGTGGCGGTTTATTTCTTGTTACCCCTATTGTGGGGAATCGATCTAACCACCTATCCAGACGCGTTCCGCGACTAACTGCCAGCGACTACTACTGCTTCAAGCCCCGCCATGTGCGGGGCTTTTTGTGCTGGGTGAAGGACAGTTTGGAATGCAGATTGCTATGATGGGCAATATTTTTTGCGTTGAGCCTGCCATGCGACTACTTCATACCGCCGATTGGCACCTGGGGCGGCTGTTTCACAACCTCTCGCTGCTGGAAGACCAACGCCATGTGCTGAGCCAGCTACTGGACATTATTGACCGCGATGCGGTGGATGCCGTGCTGATTGCCGGTGATATCTATGATCGTTCGGTGCCGCCAGCCGCTGCTGTCACGCTGTTAGATGAGGTGCTTGGCGAATTGTGTGAAAAGCGTGGTTTGCCGGTGATTATGATTTCTGGCAACCATGACGGCGCTGAGCGCCTCGGCTTCGGCGCGCGCCACCTGCGCCAAGCAGGGCTGCATATTTTGTCTGATCTATCCAACTGCGATCACCCCGTGACACTGTCGATTAATGGGGAAGAAGTGGATGTGTTCGGTATTCCCTACGCTGACCCAGAGTATGTACGCAGCCAGTTTTCGGTGGATGTACGCGACTTTGACAGCGCTCATCGCTACTTGGTTGAACGTATCAACACCCAGCGCCAAGTAGGCCGCCCCACCGTACTGATGAGCCACTGCTTTGTGGATGGCGGCAGTGCCAGCGATTCAGAGCGCCCGTTAACCTTGGGGGGCGCGGAAAGCGTTGCCTGGGAACCTATGCAGTTGTTTGATTATGTCGCTCTAGGCCACCTTCATGGGCCGCAATATCGCGGCGGTGAGCATATTCGCTACAGTGGCTCGCTGCTTAAATACAGCTTCTCAGAGGCTAACCAGCGCAAAGGCGTCACGCTGGTGGATATTGGCCAAGAGGGCGTGAGCCAGATCGAACACCGCCCGCTAACACCGCACCGAGAGGTGCGCGTGCTGGAAGGCGAGCTAGCTGAGCTGCTAGCACAAGGCAGAACCGATGCCCAGGCTGATGACTACCTGTTAGTACGGCTGACCGACCGCCACGCGATTCTTGACCCCATGGGCAAGCTGCGCGAGGTCTACCCCAATGTGCTGCATTTAGAAAAACCCGGCATGCTGGAAGCGCGAGGGCGTCAGCAGCTAGATCGCGAGCGGCTGCAGTTTAGCGCGTTGGACATGTTTAGCGATTTCTTTACTCAAACCAGCGGAGACACCATGAGTGATGAGCAGGCCAACGCTATGCGTGAACTCATCACCACCCTAAGCCGTGAGCAGGAGAGCCAGCCATGACGCCGTTAACGCTCACCATGCAGGCGTTTGGCCCCTTTGCAGGCAGTGAAACGATCGACTTTACTGCGCTGGGCAAAAGCCCGTTGTTTCTGATTAACGGCCCCACGGGCGCAGGGAAAAGCTCAATATTAGATGCCATCTGTTTTGCGCTTTACGGTCAAACCACCGGCAATGACCGTGATGCCGGCCAAATGCGCTGCGACCAAGCTGCTGCTACCTTGTTGACCGAGGTGAGCTTGGATTTTCGCCTGCGCGATAGTGCTTACCGAGTGCGCCGGGTGCCCCAGCAGGAGCGCCCCAAGGCCACTGGTGAAGGCACTACCACACAAAGCGCTGAAGCCCAGCTGTGGCGGCTTACCCCGGAAGGTGATGAGGATGAATGTTTGGTGGCGCGTAAGGTCACCGATGCCAACAGCCAGCTGCACGCTTTAATAGGTCTGGATGCTAATCAATTTCGCCAAGTAATGGTGCTCCCCCAGGGGAAGTTTCGTGAACTGTTGTTAGCGGAATCGAAAGACCGCGAGAAAATTTTTTCTCAGTTGTTTCAAACCCAGATTTTTCAGCGTATTGAAGAGCGCCTGCGTGCCCAGGCGAATCAAATAGAGCGAGCGGTGAATGATCATCGCCAACATATCAATGGCATTTTGGCCGGGGGCGAGCTGGAAAGCGAAGCGGCATTGGCGCAAGAAGTAGAGGCGCTAACCCCGCAAGTAGGGCAAGCGCGTCAGCGTTTTGAAACCGCTCAGCAGCAGCGCCGTAGTGCTGAACAGCGACGAGATGAAGCCCAAGCGTTACAGCGCCAATTTGAAGCGCGAGACAGCCTCGCCGCAGAGAAAGCACGCCACCTTGAGCAGCAAGCGCAAATAACCGCCTTTCAGAGCCGCTTGACCCAAAGCGACCACGCTCAAGCGCTACGACCTTACAGTGCTGCGTTAGTCCAAGCGCAGCAGGCACTCACTACCGCCCAAGAAGAGCAGCGACAAGCCGATGCCGCGCTTACTACCCAGCGTACGAATACTGAACAAGCCAAGCGTACCTTTGAAGCGGCACGCCAGCGCCAGACCGAACTGCCCGCACTACGTGAGCGCCATCGTCAGTTGGGCGAGTTTATCCACAAAAGCCAGCAGTTAAGTGAGCTTGAAGCGCGCTGGCAAGCGGCACAAACCGCTTGGCAGCAAGCCGATGACATACTTAAGCGTGATGAAGCTCAATTAGACGGTATTCGTCAGCAAGGTGAAGCGCTAAGCGTTACTCTTGAGCAGCTGCAAACGGAAAGTCAGCAGTTGGCCAGCGCCCCTGCAGAGCTGAGCCGCCACGAGAGCCTGCTAGCTCAGCGACAGGAGTTGGAGGAGCTGATGCG
This genomic window from Halomonas sp. TD01 contains:
- a CDS encoding exonuclease SbcCD subunit D; its protein translation is MRLLHTADWHLGRLFHNLSLLEDQRHVLSQLLDIIDRDAVDAVLIAGDIYDRSVPPAAAVTLLDEVLGELCEKRGLPVIMISGNHDGAERLGFGARHLRQAGLHILSDLSNCDHPVTLSINGEEVDVFGIPYADPEYVRSQFSVDVRDFDSAHRYLVERINTQRQVGRPTVLMSHCFVDGGSASDSERPLTLGGAESVAWEPMQLFDYVALGHLHGPQYRGGEHIRYSGSLLKYSFSEANQRKGVTLVDIGQEGVSQIEHRPLTPHREVRVLEGELAELLAQGRTDAQADDYLLVRLTDRHAILDPMGKLREVYPNVLHLEKPGMLEARGRQQLDRERLQFSALDMFSDFFTQTSGDTMSDEQANAMRELITTLSREQESQP
- a CDS encoding CDP-alcohol phosphatidyltransferase family protein, producing MLDRFTMPLTHRPLASMARYLNNRQITPDQVTLVAFLVGMSALPLLAFEYYVLALMAILLNRLGDGLDGALARLSGQQSDAGGFIDIGLDFVFYAAVVLGFALANPGQNALAAAVLLFAFIGTGTSFLAFAIAAKARNVERPNFPQKAFYYLEGLTEGTETVIALVLFCLFPHYFPWLAGLFAVACLITTATRLWGGYWTLRQH
- a CDS encoding SLC13 family permease codes for the protein MLGPMLFAFVLLFFHPADLSIEGRMVLATTLWVAVWWITEAIPIPVTSLLPIVLLPITGALESSAVTAAYGNPIIFLFLGGFMIALAMEKWDLHKRIALTIISVLGTSINSIVFGFMAATGFLSMWVSNTASVMMMLPIGTAIVYQVTQELSKSDGDHSEDIDKFSKALIFGVGYGGTIGGLGTLIGTPPNIILAAIVNELFGVEITFASWMMFAFPVVVVLLFIGWLMLTRFIYPIKFSSLPGGKALIAKEKEALGNISFEEKAVLVVFLSAAFFWITRSFLWQGQILTIPGINDTMIAIVAAIALFLIPSPNKGGCLLGWDIAKDVPWGILLLFGGGLAIAAGFSSSGLAVWIGSQMSVLEGVNFLLVILLAAGMVLFLTEITSNTATATMILPVLASLALALDIHPFVLMVPAAMAANCAFMLPVGTPPNAIIFATGKIKIIEMVRNGFWLNIFALLLIVVAVYFLLPLLWGIDLTTYPDAFRD